A window of Mangifera indica cultivar Alphonso chromosome 13, CATAS_Mindica_2.1, whole genome shotgun sequence contains these coding sequences:
- the LOC123195267 gene encoding COP9 signalosome complex subunit 5a-like translates to MESFGSSSSAQTQIAQRTWELENNIVSMETPPTSSSDTSSSSDAIFYYDEAAQTKFQLEKPWANDPHHFKRVKISALALLKMVVHARSGGTIEVMGLMQGKTDGDAIIVMDAFALPVEGTETRVNAQADAYEYMVDYSQTNKQAGRLENVVGWYHSHPGYGCWLSGIDVSTQMLNQQYQEPFLAVVIDPTRTVSAGKVEIGAFRTYPEGYKPLDDPVSEYQTIPLNKIEDFGVHCKQYYALDITYFKSSLDCHLLDLLWNKYWVNTLSSSPLLGNGDYVAGQISDLAEKLEQAENQLSHARYGPLIAPPQRRKEEDSQLAKITRDSAKITVEQVHGLMSQVIKDILFNSVRQSNRSRAEPSGPEPMIET, encoded by the exons ATGGAATCGTTCGGTTCTTCTTCCTCAGCGCAAACGCAAATAGCGCAAAGGACTTGGGAACTTGAGAACAACATAGTATCCATGGAGACGCCACCTACAAGTTCAAGTGACACCTCATCGTCTTCTGACGCAATTTTCTACTACGACGAAGCGGCCCAAACCAAGTTCCAGCTAGAGAAGCCCTGGGCCAATGACCCTCACCACTTCAAGCGCGTCAAGATCTCCGCACTCGCTCTCCTCAAGATGGTAGTCCACGCGCGATCTGGTGGCACCATCGAGGTCATGGGCCTTATGCAAGGCAAAACCGACGGTGATGCCATCATTGTTATGGACGCTTTTGCTTTGCCCGTTGAAGGCACGGAAACTAGGGTTAATGCCCAGGCTGATGCTTATGAGTATATGGTTGATTACTCCCAAACTAACAAACAg GCAGGACGACTGGAGAATGTTGTTGGGTGGTACCACTCTCATCCTGGCTATGGATGCTGGCTTTCAGGTATTGATGTTTCAACCCAAATGTTAAATCAGCAATATCAGGAGCCTTTCTTGGCCGTTGTGATTGATCCAACAAGAACTGTTTCTGCTGGGAAAGTTGAGATTGGTGCATTCAGGACATACCCAGAAGGATACAAACCTCTAGATGATCCTGTCTCTGAGTATCAGACCATTCCTCTCAATAAGATTGAAGACTTTGGTGTGCACTGTAAACAG TATTATGCATTGGACATTACTTACTTCAAGTCGTCTCTTGATTGCCACCTTTTGGATCTGCTGTGGAACAAGTATTGGGTGAATACTCTTTCCTCCTCCCCATTGCTTGGTAATGGAGACTATGTTGCTGGACAAATTTCTGATTTAG CTGAAAAGCTAGAGCAAGCTGAGAATCAATTGTCTCACGCTCGTTACGGGCCCTTGATAGCACCCCCTCAAAGAAGGAAGGAG GAAGATTCTCAACTTGCAAAGATCACCCGTGACAGTGCCAAGATAACTGTGGAGCAGGTCCATGGTCTAATGTCACAG GTTATCAAAGACATCCTTTTCAACTCCGTACGCCAATCGAATAGGTCTCGTGCTGAGCCATCTGGCCCTGAGCCCATGATCGAAACCTGA
- the LOC123193896 gene encoding plasma membrane ATPase yields the protein MGGKGISLEEIKNETVDLERIPIEEVFEQLKCSREGLSEEEGRNRLNVFGPNKLEEKKESKILKFLGFMWNPLSWVMEAAAVMAIALANGGGKPPDWQDFVGIIVLLVINSTISFIEENNAGNAAAALMANLAPKTKVLRDGRWSEQEAAVLVPGDIISIKLGDIVPADARLLEGDALKIDQSALTGESLPVTKNPYDEVFSGSTCKQGEIEAVVIATGVHTFFGKAAHLVDSTNQVGHFQKVLTAIGNFCICSIAIGIIIEIIVMYPIQSRKYRQGIDNLLVLLIGGIPIAMPTVLSVTMAIGSHRLSQQGAITKRMTAIEEMAGMDVLCSDKTGTLTLNKLSVDKNLIELFAKGVEKEHVILLAARASRTENQDAIDAAIVGMLADPKEARAGIREVHFFPFNPVDKRTALTYIDSDGTWHRASKGAPEQIITLCNCKEDVRKKVHAVIDKFAERGLRSLAVARQEVPERTKESPGAPWQFVGLLPLFDPPRHDSAETIRRALNLGVNVKMITGDQLAIAKETGRRLGMGTNMYPSSSLLGQDKDASIAALPVDELIEKADGFAGVFPEHKYEIVKKLQERKHICGMTGDGVNDAPALKKADIGIAVADATDAARSASDIVLTEPGLSVIISAVLTSRAIFQRMKNYTIYAVSITIRIVLGFMLIALIWKFDFSPFMVLIIAILNDGTIMTISKDRVKPSPQPDSWKLKEIFATGVVLGTYLAIMTVIFFWLMKKTDFFPDRFGVRPIKTKDDEMMAALYLQVSIISQALIFVTRSRSWSFVERPGLLLVTAFVIAQLVATFIAVYANWGFARIQGCGWGWAGVIWLYSLVTFFPLDIIKFGIRYILSGKAWNTLLDNKTAFTTKKDYGKEEREAQWAAAQRTLHGLQPPETTNLFSDKSSYRELSEIAEQAKRRAEMARLRELNTLKGHVESVVKLKGLDIDTIQQHYTV from the exons ATGGGCGGTAAGGGCATCAGTCTCGAAGAGATCAAAAACGAGACAGTTGATCTG GAAAGGATACCCATAGAGGAAGTCTTTGAGCAGCTGAAATGTTCAAGGGAAGGACTAAGCGAAGAGGAAGGAAGAAATCGGCTGAACGTTTTTGGTCCCAACAAACTGGAGGAGAAAAAG GAGAGCAAAATCCTAAAGTTTTTGGGCTTTATGTGGAACCCATTGTCATGGGTCATGGAAGCTGCTGCTGTAATGGCTATTGCTTTGGCTAATGGTGGTGGAAAGCCTCCGGATTGGCAGGACTTTGTTGGTATCATTGTCTTATTGGTGATCAACTCCACAATCAgttttattgaagaaaataatgcTGGTAATGCGGCAGCTGCCCTCATGGCTAATCTTGCTCCCAAGACTAAG GTTCTCAGAGATGGCCGATGGAGTGAGCAGGAGGCTGCGGTATTGGTTCCAGGAGATATCATTAGCATCAAACTTGGAGATATTGTCCCTGCTGATGCTCGACTTCTTGAGGGTGATGCTTTGAAGATTGATCAATCTGCTCTCACAGGAGAATCTCTTCCTGTCACCAAGAATCCGTATGATGAAGTATTCTCTGGTTCAACATGTAAACAAGGTGAGATAGAGGCAGTTGTTATTGCCACAGGTGTGCACACCTTTTTCGGTAAAGCTGCACATCTTGTGGACAGTACCAATCAGGTCGGACATTTCCAGAAGGTTCTCACTGCCATTGGGAATTTTTGCATCTGCTCAATTGCTATTGgtataataattgaaatcatAGTCATGTACCCCATACAGAGTCGCAAATATAGGCAAGGAATTGACAATTTATTGGTTCTCCTTATCGGAGGAATCCCAATTGCTATGCCAACTGTTCTGTCTGTCACCATGGCTATAGGTTCTCACAGGCTATCTCAACAGGGTGCTATCACCAAAAGAATGACTGCCATTGAAGAAATGGCAGGCATGGATGTTCTATGCAGTGACAAGACTGGTACCCTGACCCTTAATAAGCTAAGTGTTGACAAAAATCTGATTGAACTGTTTGCAAAGGGTGTGGAGAAGGAACATGTTATCCTTCTTGCTGCTAGAGCTTCAAGGACTGAAAATCAGGATGCCATTGATGCTGCTATTGTTGGGATGCTTGCAGATCCAAAAGAG GCAAGAGCTGGCATCAGAGAAgttcatttctttcctttcaacCCTGTTGACAAGAGGACTGCTCTCACTTATATTGATTCAGATGGCACATGGCATCGTGCTAGTAAAGGGGCACCTGAACAG ATCATAACCCTATGCAATTGCAAGGAAGATGTTAGGAAAAAGGTTCATGCAGTGATTGATAAGTTTGCAGAACGTGGACTTCGATCTTTGGCTGTGGCCAGACAG GAAGTTCCTGAGAGAACAAAAGAGAGTCCTGGGGCACCATGGCAGTTTGTTGGTTTATTGCCTCTTTTTGATCCTCCTCGTCATGATAGTGCAGAAACCATTAGAAGGGCTCTCAATCTTGGTGTCAATGTTAAAATGATCACCG GGGATCAACTTGCTATTGCCAAGGAAACTGGCAGGAGGCTTGGAATGGGAACAAATATGTACCCTTCTTCATCCCTCCTTGGGCAAGACAAGGATGCTTCCATTGCTGCCCTCCCTGTGGATGAGCTAATTGAGAAGGCTGATGGATTTGCTGGCGTGTTTCCAG AGCACAAATACGAAATTGTTAAGAAGCTGCAGGAGAGGAAACACATTTGTGGCATGACTGGAGATGGTGTAAACGATGCACCTGCTTTGAAGAAGGCAGATATTGGTATTGCTGTTGCTGATGCTACAGATGCCGCAAGAAGTGCCTCTGACATAGTTCTTACTGAACCTGGACTGAGTGTTATCATAAGTGCAGTGCTTACCAGCAGGGCCATTTTCCAAAGGATGAAGAACTACACT ATCTATGCTGTTTCAATTACCATTCGTATTGTG CTTGGCTTCATGCTCATTGCACTTATTTGGAAGTTTGACTTTTCACCCTTCATGGTTCTGATTATTGCAATTCTTAATGATG GAACAATCATGACCATTTCAAAGGATCGTGTCAAGCCATCTCCTCAACCAGACAGTTGGAAGTTGAAGGAGATTTTTGCTACTGGTGTTGTGCTTGGAACTTATTTAGCAATCATGACCGTAATATTCTTTTGGTTAATGAAGAAAACTGACTTCTTTCCG GATCGTTTTGGTGTAAGACCAATTAAAACTAAAGACGATGAAATGATGGCGGCTTTGTATTTGCAAGTCAGTATCATTAGCCAGGCCCTCATTTTTGTCACAAGATCCCGTAGTTGGTCATTTGTCGAACGCCCTGGACTTCTCTTAGTCACAGCATTTGTTATCGCTCAATTG gTAGCAACATTCATAGCAGTATATGCCAACTGGGGCTTCGCACGGATACAGGGCTGCGGCTGGGGCTGGGCTGGTGTTATCTGGCTTTACAGTCTGGTAACATTTTTTCCTCttgatataatcaaatttggaaTCCGCTACATTCTGAGTGGCAAGGCATGGAATACTCTCTTGGATAACAAG ACTGCTTTCACCACCAAGAAAGACTAtggaaaagaagagagagaggcACAATGGGCAGCTGCTCAAAGAACTTTACATGGCCTTCAACCGCCTGAAACAACCAACCTTTTCTCTGATAAGAGTAGTTATAGGGAGCTTTCTGAGATTGCTGAGCAAGCCAAGCGACGTGCTGAGATGGCAAG GCTAAGGGAGTTGAATACTTTGAAGGGGCATGTTGAATCAGTTGTGAAGCTGAAGGGACTTGACATAGATACAATTCAACAACATTATACAGTTTAA
- the LOC123194209 gene encoding rust resistance kinase Lr10-like, giving the protein MPMKNICALIYEYMGNGSLDKHLFKESKAKAIKWDKLQQIAIGTAKGLAYLHEGCQKRVTHYDIKPENILLDEDFIPKVGDFGLAKLCNRDSSDVSLAENNWGTLGYSAPEISFKNHPITYKCDVYSFGMVLFEIISRRRNTIVHSSQDSLDFFPQHVWDKYEKGELRSMTKACGIEEKHREEVERMCIVALRCVQDLPQARPQMSDGVKMLEGGVEILPPAKSFQYLFPVRTAGLNPVLESIAGGDSSTGTSEEILSCWYKEYTNPVMAKHETEIKTV; this is encoded by the exons ATGCCAATGAAG aATATATGTGCCCTTATATATGAGTACATGGGAAACGGATCCCTGGACAAACACTTGTTCAAAGAGAGTAAAGCAAAAGCTATCAAATGGGACAAGTTACAGCAAATCGCCATTGGGACAGCTAAAGGCTTAGCATACTTGCATGAAGGATGCCAAAAAAGAGTCACTCATTATGACATAAAGCCTGAAAATATTCTACTAGATGAAGACTTCATTCCTAAAGTGGGTGACTTCGGACTTGCCAAGCTTTGTAACAGAGATAGCTCTGATGTGTCACTAGCAGAAAATAACTGGGGAACTCTTGGCTACTCAGCACCAGAAATCTCCTTCAAGAATCATCCAATAACATATAAGTGTGATGTATATAGCTTTGGAATGGTACTGTTTGAGATAATTAGCAGGAGAAGAAATACAATTGTTCATTCTTCTCAGGATAGCCTTGATTTTTTTCCTCAACATGTTTGGGACAAATATGAAAAAGGTGAACTGCGTTCTATGACAAAAGCTTGTGGGATTGAAGAGAAACACAGAGAGGAAGTAGAGAGAATGTGTATAGTGGCATTAAGGTGTGTACAAGACTTGCCGCAGGCGAGGCCACAAATGAGTGATGGGGTGAAGATGTTGGAGGGAGGAGTGGAGATTTTGCCACCTGCAAAATCATTTCAGTATTTGTTCCCAGTAAGGACGGCTGGGCTTAATCCAGTGCTAGAAAGTATTGCTGGTGGTGATTCAAGCACTGGGACAAGTGAAGAAATTCTGTCTTGCTGGTACAAGGAGTACACCAATCCAGTCATGGCCAAGCATGAAACGGAGATAAAAACTGTATAG
- the LOC123195225 gene encoding flocculation protein FLO11-like — protein MASISRPRRLMEPLSGGKMVRPRRSAANKTPYDRPALSPNPTPQNPNWLSKFICSPTRLIATGAGKLLSSVFAGDSSSSCSSSSENESDDSDNEMSSQTTDSIKKKRALEVTQQPSEPQIIPEKSETKHLIERLIMQVTYSREEFNRLTSIIKSRVVDSPIFGDAADGRLSELSNRIAGNDVDMPDLCSAAVSEAKKWLEEKKLGSNSKSDLELGTCTLNSVMLPHDSGGEAGSPADVAKSYMQTRPPWTSPSGNHTEYQLLSPTRIQLFKDKTPYSISFPSLSSKLKIDNPASGSWNISEELRKVRSRATEEMLRTLPSSKIDLSALTSENRSVIKSIVADEVEATTRDEVLNSTKAVDASLNLVTGVNTSYGLPVSQVAQDRLQSELLTPHQASFISEQKKPHMKDLEDVKTMEETRDRRPSSEQRLQPSEEFKTVLQSDAEAANVDGVEINGTIQLYEPEVSGTAQDTTLHDQNCSALKKIAGKDGLFTPNGCPPSGSCLDAGQDREQSSQPSDAKQNPVGSSHNKVSPICEFLTEASVEVPITCEIDSPNTGSQNSSSMPSEELSLDMTRSSKRSVAGKTSGATEKRPGKKLTGYNRRRRARGKQ, from the exons ATGGCCAGCATTTCCAGACCAAGGCGACTCATGGAGCCCCTATCCGGAGGCAAAATGGTCCGCCCCAGGCGTAGTGCTGCTAACAAGACTCCGTACGACCGTCCAGCATTATCCCCAAATCCGACTCCTCAAAACCCTAATTGGCTCTCCAAATTTATTTGCTCGCCAACTCGCTTGATTGCCACCGGCGCCGGAAAACTCCTTTCCTCCGTCTTTGCCGGCGATTCCTCCTCTTCATGTTCCTCCTCATCAG AGAATGAAAGTGATGATAGTGATAATGAAATGTCTTCTCAGACAACTGACTCAATTAAAAAG AAACGGGCTCTAGAAGTTACTCAGCAGCCAAGTGAACCTCAAATTATTCCAGAGAAGAGTGAAACAAAGCATCTAATAGAACGGCTTATCATGCAGGTGACATACTCCAG GGAAGAGTTCAATAGACTAACAAGTATTATTAAGTCAAGAGTTGTAGATAGCCCCATCTTTGGAGATGCTGCTGATGGAAGATTAAGTGAATTGTCCAATAGAATAGCTGGAAATG ATGTCGACATGCCAGATCTTTGCAGTGCGGCTGTTTCGGAGGCAAAAAAGTGGTTAGAGGAGAAGAAATTGGGTTCCAATTCAAAATCAGATTTGGAACTTGGAACCTGCACCTTGAATTCTGTTATGTTGCCTCAT GACTCTGGTGGTGAAGCAGGTTCTCCAGCTGATGTGGCCAAATCATATATGCAAACGCGTCCACCATGGACTTCGCCATCTGGGAACCATACTGAATACCAATTACTATCGCCAACTAGGATACAGCTCTTCAAGGACAAAACACCGTATTCAATCAGTTTCCCTTCTTTGTCATCCAAg TTGAAAATAGATAATCCTGCCTCTGGTTCATGGAATATCTCAGAGGAGTTACGAAAAGTGAGATCCAGAGCAACAGAGGAGATGCTAAGGACTCTACCATCATCAAAAATAGATTTGTCTGCGCTTACTTCAGAGAATAGAAGTGTCATTAAGTCCATAGTGGCTGATGAGGTAGAAGCTACCACGAGAGACGAAGTACTCAATTCTACAAAAGCAGTAGATGCATCTTTAAACTTGGTCACAGGAGTAAATACCTCATATGGCTTACCAG TTTCACAGGTGGCTCAAGACAGGTTACAGAGTGAACTTTTGACACCACATCAAGCTAGTTTCATTTCTGAACAGAAAAAG CCTCATATGAAGGACTTGGAAGATGTCAAAACGATGGAGGAAACTAGAG ACAGGAGACCAAGCTCTGAACAAAGACTTCAGCCGTCAGAAGAGTTCAAGACTGTATTACAAAG TGATGCTGAAGCCGCCAATGTTGATGGTGTTGAGATAAATGGAACTATACAACTGTATGAACCCGAAGTGAGTGGAACTGCTCAAG ATACAACGTTACACGACCAAAACTGTTCAGCATTGAAAAAGATTGCTGGAAAAGATGGCTTGTTTACTCCTAATGGTTGCCCTCCTTCAGGATCTTG TTTGGATGCCGGACAGGATAGAGAACAAAGCAGTCAGCCTTCTGATGCGAAACAGAATCCAGTTGGTTCAAGCCACAACAAAGTTTCACCGATCTGTGAATTTTTGACTGAAGCTTCGGTTGAAGTACCAATTACGTGTGAAATCGATAGCCCTAACACTGGCTCTCAAAACAGTTCTAGCATGCCAAGTGAAGAGTTGTCACTTGACATGACTCGGAGTTCAAAGCGCAGTGTAGCAGGCAAGACAAGTGGTGCGACAGAGAAGCGACCAGGAAAGAAACTTACCGGGTACAATAGAAGACGCAGAGCTCGGGGTAAACAATGA
- the LOC123194536 gene encoding rust resistance kinase Lr10-like, which yields MADPTMDKFMNGVTVVTIISVVSSLVGLAIIGFIAYKCAKNGRKVIVQDLQTVVTAARNNKPHNPVPVWEVSAPTMENFLQEIAKEKPVRFTAQQIYSFTNNYSTKLGSGGFGAVYKGQFPNGVKIAVKVLNRNVDRKAEDKQFMAEIGTIGRTYHINLVRLYGFCHDQYMCALVYEFLENGSLDKYLFKEEKEIEWDKLHEIAIGTAKGLAYLHEECQQRIIHYDIKPGNILLDGNFFPKVGDFGLAKLGNRDKTHVTLTGYRGTPGYSAPEFMLKNHPITHKCDVYSFGMVLFEIIGRRRNATVHSLNSDESLDWFPKHVWERYEKDELGAMAVTCGIEEKDREKAERMSKVALWCAQDSPAARPRMSAVVKMLEGGVEILPPPKPFQYLISVGMAQLQPLETGSSHSTSTEGTGSRWYKENTPIMAKYGIQMASSV from the exons ATGGCTGATCCAACTATGGACAAATTCATGAATGGCGTCACGGTTGTGACAATCATCT CCGTTGTTTCAAGCTTGGTTGGGCTTGCAATAATTGGTTTTATTGCTTATAAATGCGCAAAGAATGGCAGAAAAGTGATTGTGCAAGATTTACAAACAGTGGTCACTGCGGCAAGAAATAACAAACCGCACAACCCGGTTCCAGTTTGGGAAGTTTCTGCTCCCACCATGGAGAATTTCCTCCAGGAAATAGCAAAGGAGAAGCCTGTCAGATTCACAGCACAGCAGATATACTCTTTCACAAATAATTACTCAACCAAGCTGGGTTCCGGAGGTTTTGGGGCAGTCTACAAGGGTCAGTTTCCCAATGGAGTGAAGATTGCAGTAAAAGTTCTTAACCGGAATGTTGACAGAAAAGCTGAAGATAAGCAATTCATGGCAGAAATTGGTACAATAGGAAGAACTTACCATATAAATCTTGTTAGACTCTATGGTTTTTGCCATGATCAATATATGTGCGCACTTGTGTATGAGTTCCTGGAAAATGGATCCCTGGATAAGTACTTatttaaagaggaaaaagaaattgaatggGATAAGTTACACGAAATCGCCATCGGGACAGCCAAGGGTTTAGCATATTTACATGAAGAATGTCAGCAGAGAATCATTCATTACGATATAAAGCCTGGAAATATTCTCCTGGATGGAAATTTCTTTCCAAAAGTGGGTGATTTCGGACTCGCAAAACTTGGCAATAGAGACAAAACACATGTTACACTCACAGGATATAGAGGAACTCCAGGCTATTCAGCACCAGAATTTATGCTAAAGAATCACCCAATAACACATAAATGCGATGTTTATAGTTTCGGAATGGTGTTGTTCGAGATAATTGGTAGGCGAAGAAATGCAACTGTTCATTCTTTGAATTCTGATGAAAGCCTTGATTGGTTTCCGAAACATGTTTGGGAAAGATACGAGAAAGATGAATTGGGTGCAATGGCAGTAACTTGTGGGATTGAAGAGAAAGATCGTGAGAAAGCAGAGAGAATGAGCAAGGTGGCATTGTGGTGTGCTCAAGACTCACCAGCGGCAAGGCCACGGATGAGTGCAGTGGTGAAGATGTTGGAGGGAGGAGTGGAGATTTTGCCCCCTCCGAAGCCATTTCAGTATTTGATCTCAGTAGGAATGGCTCAGCTTCAGCCATTAGAGACTGGTTCAAGTCATTCCACAAGTACTGAAGGAACTGGGTCACGGTGGTATAAAGAAAACACTCCCATTATGGCCAAGTATGGAATCCAGATGGCTAGTTCTGTATAA